GTACCTGCCCTAAAAATGGCCTCTGGAGGAAGACCCGGGGCCAGCTTTGAAAGGCTTGCCATTTCAGCGAAAATGGAAAGCCGGTCATTGCTCGCGAGGCTGTCGGTGCCAAGGGCCAACGGTATGCCTGAGGCATGAAACTCTGACACAGGAGGCACACCCACTCCAAGGAATACGTTGCTCCTGGGACACAGGCAAACGCCGGCCCCTGTTTTTGCCAGGATTGAGATGTCATCCCGGTCAACATGAACACAGTGAACACAGACCGTATGCCTGTCAAGCAGCCCCAAGGTTTCAAGATACTTCACGGGAGACGTTTTGGGGAGATCATAATTCAGGGGCCAGTGTCCTTTCTCCTGCATGAGTTCTTTTATGGGGCCATGCCCTCCCTGCAGGAACTCTATCTCCTCTTCTGATTCGGCCACGTGAACGGAAAACGGCATGCCGTGGTCCTGGTCCCACGCCTTGATGGCTTTAAGGACCTGGGGTGCCACGGAATACGGGGCATGGGCGGAAAGGGCGTAGTGAAAAGAAGGCCCCAAGATGCCCATGGGCTCAGTAATCCTTTTTCTCGGAAAAGAGGGGCCGAGGGGGATTTCTTCTTCCGCTCCGTTCGGTACCGGGCATATAATTTCCTGAAAGAAGACGCCTCTGAAAGGCCGTATGCCATCTTTTCCGGAAGCGAAACCGGGAACAACATCCAGGTTTCCCACGTCTCCAACCGCTATTATCCCGTTTTGTTGCATTTCCTTTATCGCCCGGCATATGGCCGGCTCCCATTCCTCAGGCCTGATGAGGTCGCGGGCCTTGATAAGCGATCTCACCCAGTCAGCAAAGGGGCCGCCTGGAGAAAGGCGCCACCTGAGTGGAGAGAGTTCAAGGTGTGAGTGGGTATTTATCAAGGCAGGACAGAGTATGGAGTCTCCATAGTCTGTTATCTCTGCCAGGTATCTTGAGCGGAGTCCCGGCGCAGGTCCCACCTCTATTATTTTCCCTCCGAAGGTCGCTATTGCTCCGTTTTCCATTGGAGGCCTTGAGACGGGAACCACCCATCTGGCTATGTGGAGATGGAGGGAATTCAGTGATTTGGTGTAAACGTCCACAGGTTACATTTATGCCGTACAGATTGTTTTGAAAGATGAACGTCGAACATTGAACATTGAACGGCTATTTCTGTTTCTTCATCTTTTCCCATTCAACATTCGATGTTGGACGTTCAATGTTCGATGTTCATTTTTTTCTTGAACCCTGAACCTTTGAACCGGATTTACCAACCAGAGTATAGTCCATCAGGCGCTGATGCGGCTCAAAGCCGGCATCGGTCACAATTCTGCGTATTTCTGTTTCCGAGAGTCGATGGCTTACCCCGGCTGCTGCGACCACGTTTTCCTCAATCATTGTGCTGCCGAAGTCATTTGCCCCGAAAAACAGGGCGATCTGGGCCACTTTTGGACCCTGGGTGACCCATGAGGCCTGCAGGTTCGGGAAGTTGTCAAGGACGATCCTGGAGATGGCAAGCAGTTTCAGATATTCCTGCCCGGTGGATGGCCTGACGTCAAGGGCGGTATTTTGGGGTTGAAAGGGCCAGGCAATAAAGGCCGTGAACCCGCCGGTGCGGTCTTGAAGTTCTCTGATGCGCAAAAGGTGTTCAATTCTTTCTTCCAGTCGCTCCACGTGACCGTACATCATGGTGGCAGTGGTCTTAAGACCTAATCCGTGAGCGGTCTCCATTACATTCAGCCACTCATCTGTTGTGGCCTTCCTGGGGGAGATCTGTTTTCTCACCCTGTCTGACAGTATTTCCGCCCCGCCACCTGGTATGGAATCGAGTCCTGCCTTGATAAGCCTGACCAGGACCTCTTTTACAGACAGGCCTGAAATATTTGCAATGTGAACGATCTCAGGAGGAGAAAAGGCATGGCAGTGGACTGCAAAACGGTTTTTTATAAAACGGAGCATTTCCTCATAGAAAGCAAGGGGGAGATCAGGATGGAGCCCGCCTTGCAGCAGGATCTGGGTGCCACCGAGCGTTTCTGTCTCCTCCAACTTCCCGGCCAGTTCTTCCCTGGACAGCACATAACCTGAAACATCACCCGGGGCACAGTAATAAGCGCAGAACTTGCATGCGGAAATGCACACATTGGTATAGTTTATGTTCCGGTCTATGACATATGTGACAACGGGTTCCGGATGCAGCCTCCACCTTACCTCGTCGGCAAGCTGGCCCAGTATATTCAGGTCTGCCTCCCGGTAAAGCAAGAGGGCCTCATCTCCTGAAAGGCGCCTGCCATCCCGGACCTTTGATATTATCTGGGCGATCATGGTAAAAGGTGATCTCAAACCGGCTCGTAAAGAGTGTTCCGCTCTACCGGTTTTCTGCCGGCCTGCCGGATAAGGTGCTCGATCTCGCTACGGGTCATGGCCTGGGAGGTATCTGCACCTGCCATGTGGGTAATCTTTTCTTCCAGGACGGTCCCGTCCAGGTCGTCCGCACCAAAGGAGAGAGAGATCTGCGCAACCTTTGGTCCGAGCATCACCCAGTAGGCCTTGATGTGCGGA
Above is a genomic segment from Deltaproteobacteria bacterium containing:
- the mqnC gene encoding dehypoxanthine futalosine cyclase, whose protein sequence is MIAQIISKVRDGRRLSGDEALLLYREADLNILGQLADEVRWRLHPEPVVTYVIDRNINYTNVCISACKFCAYYCAPGDVSGYVLSREELAGKLEETETLGGTQILLQGGLHPDLPLAFYEEMLRFIKNRFAVHCHAFSPPEIVHIANISGLSVKEVLVRLIKAGLDSIPGGGAEILSDRVRKQISPRKATTDEWLNVMETAHGLGLKTTATMMYGHVERLEERIEHLLRIRELQDRTGGFTAFIAWPFQPQNTALDVRPSTGQEYLKLLAISRIVLDNFPNLQASWVTQGPKVAQIALFFGANDFGSTMIEENVVAAAGVSHRLSETEIRRIVTDAGFEPHQRLMDYTLVGKSGSKVQGSRKK